The Phlebotomus papatasi isolate M1 chromosome 3, Ppap_2.1, whole genome shotgun sequence genomic sequence TTTTACCTTTCACACTTGTACAATTTTCCCAATAGAATTACCTGAAAAATGCAATTACCGCTTTGCGATGATTCTGTATCTCCATCGTGTCAAATTGCCAATAATCCAGTCAGTGACCTAGACCTTCGTGATTACTTAACAATTTGACGAAGGTGCATGAGAATCGCACTGTATTACTCATAACCAGAAAATGGTCAACAAGGTCAAGCATGTAGTTTAtcttatttgcaatttttcttttctggTTGCAATTCTGCGCGTGGAAATTGTGTGTAGGATGTATCAATTCACATTAATTTACCATGGACagaaggagagaaaaaaaacagaaattgttTTCCATCTGTAAATTCTATCTTTATTGATTTAACTAAGAACTAGGGAGAATTACAAGCTATgtctttccattttttttttttgtaatctctTGACATTCCATCAGTTCCATGGATACTTCCACAGCCTCTTTAGAGGATATTCAGTGGAAGTGTCCTTACTCTATTGTCATTTTTCCATAGGACATGTCTTGTTACTCTGATCTCACAATGTCTCAAACATAgccttaaaatagttttaaaaaatttatagttttttttcttgatttgttGTTCTGCCCCTCTTTTATTCATCTCGTGTCACTCAAAATAATTTGATCGACGTAAAAAAAATGACTCATAATCGTTAATTGCATTACAATtacaaattattaataaaattataaaatcgaAAGGGGGAAGGTTGGGGGGGGGGGAATTGGGGGGAAAAAGAGATTGCTACTCGCTAAATTGCGCAGGAAATTGTGTATTGTGAGATTATAATGGAGCTCAGAGAGGAAGGTTAATTgggcaaaatttgtaaaagtttgtaaattttgaaatggaGAAGACGTTAGTCCGCCATCTTTGAGCTTTTGCAGATTTTGCCAAATTGACCTTTCTCTGGGAGTAAGTTTTCTGAGGCGGGTGATTCTGTAAAAGGTGTGTCTCCGTGCTCTTAAGCAGACTCGTTGGATTCCTGACTCTCTTGGGAGTTGGGTTCGGCGGATTCTTGGCTGTCAGAGGTGGCTGGTGGGGGTTGGGGTGCGGCAGGGACTGCTGGTGGAGCAGGTGGAGCTGGTGCAGCTGGTGCAGCTGGGGCTTCTGGTGCTGCTGCATTGGGTGCCTGCTGTGGTTGTTCTGGTTTGGCAGGTTGTTCGGATTTAGCGGGCTCTTCGGGTTTGGCGGGTGTCTTCTCATCTAGATTTCTCTTGGCACCTGGAGCTTCGTCTCCCTGGACATTCTTTGCCTCAGCAGCTGCCTCAGCGGCAGGAGCAGCAGGTTTTTCAGCTTCTTTTGGCTCCTCTGGGAGTTTCTTGTCCTCTGTGGGCTTCTTCTCTTCCTTCTTCTCAGCCTCCTTGGCTTCCTCCTTGGGTTCCTCGGTGTCTCTGACTTGTCGGACAGCATCATCGGCCACAGGCTCAGCCTTAGCGGGCTCTGGGGGAGCTGCTCCAGCCTCATTCTTCTTCAGATCCGCCTCCACTTTTTTCTCCTCCTGGACGGGTTTTGCTGATTCACCAGCAGCTGGCAGGGCTTTGGGTTCCTCAGGTTTGGGCAGATCTTCGTCAGATTTGGAGTTTTCCTTGGATTCCACAGATTCTGGCAGCTTTCTCTGTTCTTCGGATTTTGATGCATCAGCTTCGGCTGCTGGTGATGCTGGTTTCTCAGCCACCGGAAGAGCCTTTGCCACTTCCACAGTCTCGTCAGATACTGACTTTGAGGAATCATCTACTTGGGCGGCAGGACTGTCTTTTGTTTCAACAGCAGCAACATCCTTGGCTGCAGGGACATCATTCTCCGTGGGTCGGGCATAGGTGAGGGCAAACAGGGCCAAGAGGATGAAGATTTTTCGCTGCATTTTCTCTGTCTTCCTGTCTAGATTAACTATCCGATGGCGAGCAGGGCGGGaagaaaagggaaaaaaatgaatttcaattaaaaatgctTAGACACGAATAGCACGCAATTATCGTGCAGACAATATTAAATGGACAATTGCATCATTATCTCCAACATTTTAtgtgaatataattttttgtgcATAAAAATCCCATAATTATTGTCTTGGCGTCTATCTTGCATTCTATCTTGTATTCTGCATTGAGATTCTTTCTGTTACTTGAGAAAATTTTGTGCCAGTGAACATTCTTAAGCGTTGGCTAAATGTACAGGATCATGGCGAAAATGGGAATGCTGGAAACGAATTTATGCTAGAGTATTCAGGAAATAAGGTTTgtctaaagcagaggtgtgcaggaaccgtttgaaaccgaataaacgtcaaaagaaacttgTACGTTAACGGTCAAAACGCTTTTCCGGTCAAAacgtttttgcacacctctggtctaaAGTTTTGAACGCGAATTTTAAAGCCAATGAACAGACGTGAAGCTTTGTGATTTGACAAACTTGTTTGTAACTTAACACTTTtacaaaccatgtttttttgcatTGACAAAACCTTTAAGAAATTCGAAAATGAGATCCACCCTCTACCTCCATTTTTGTAAATGTTACACAGCATATTACAAATTATGACCTCTTTTTGACAAACTAATTTGTTACTCAGCACGTTTATTGCAAACCATGTTAGACCGGAAAAACGTTTAACTACtctaaaaagaaatgttttgtcaaattaactagacaagtttgtaaaaaggatgttctttaaTATATggagaatatggaaaagttttgtcaaaagagtgtttttccatataaaatgcaaaaaaagttttgtcaaattggtaaataacatccttttggcaaaatttcaacaaaatacatttgttcgtttaacaaaacattttttttttcagagtagttcATATAGTTGAACCAATTTCTACAACAGCTTCATAAGTCCTATacagaaaatcacaaaatatgacctccttttgacaaactttctgGGAAATGTTTGACATATTGATgtagattttcaattttatcactATTCTATCCATTCTATCACAACAGTCATGTAAGTCACACGATGATGTGATAAAAGAACAACAAGCTAATTGatgttaacaataaaaataaccATTCGTGAtcgaacaaaattaatttaaaattcataatcAAGGTGTCAACATTGctataaaaaatgcaaaaattgagttatatgacttattaataaaaattgcaatgggCACGCGACAACACGGATCTACTGCACAGAAGGAACGATTAATAACAGCGGAAATGTCTAAAAGATTGTTGAAAAGCTTTTGTGGCAATAGAATgaatgaataattaattttaatttgaaaaaactaataaaaactGAATAAATCATTAGAAGTTTGATTTAGAATCGTATCTGATAGCATTTTTTCGCTTGGCTGAATCTTTAACCTACGTGACATCATGttttcaatacaaaatttgGTTGTGATTCCATTCTGAATTCGTATTGCAGTTGTATCGTACTACACACTTTTTTTATGTTGCATCTGAAATTTACTTGAGCGCAAATCTTCAAaataatctttgaaaaaaaagtcgggCTGAAATAAAATTCTACAGTAGAAATTTTAAAGCGATTAAGGTTTTTACAAAATCGTATCGCGTTTTGTCGTATCATATGGTATTGTATGGTATCGCACAGCCCACAGCATTGCTATGTTATGCCTAAAATCTAGTAAATTTTAGACATAATTAGTTTCTGCAGTAGGAATGTTAAAACGATTAAAGTTTTTTACAAAATCGTATTGTATCATGTTGCATTATGTCGTATCGTATCGTATCGTGTCGTGTCGCTATATTGAATCCCAATACAATTTGACTTTAAATTTCtgatacaaaaattaaattcgatTGAATTCTAAATTAGTAATACTGCGATCATAATAGTTTGCTGCAAAATCGTATCGTATCGTATCGCATCATACTTTTAAGATTAACCATAAATTTTCTAGGTTTGCAATCTtaaatggaatatttagggatgGTGAATTTGAATATTcggaacaaaaaattataatttggtATACAAGATCGTGTCGTATCGTATCGTATCGCTACATTGAATCTTAATACAATTTGATTTTAAACTTGtgatacaaaaattaaatttggttgtATTCTATATTGGTAATATTGGCATCATAAAAGTTTGCTGCAAAACCGTATTGTATCGTATCGCCATCGCACCTTTTAGGATTAGCCTTAGATCTTCTAGATTTCCAATATTCAATGGTATATTTAAAGATGATGAACCTCAATATTctgaacaaaaaagaaaaactaaaaatttggtATATAAAATCACATCGTATCGTGTCGTACCGTATCGTATTGTATCGTACCGTGTTGTATTGTATTATATCGCTATATTGAATATTAACActatttgttcttattcttgtaACTCAAAATTTAAGTTTGATTGAATTCTATTTTAGGAATATTAGGATCATAAAAGTTTCCTGTAAAATCGTATCGTGTCGTATCGCATCGTATCTCTATAAGTTTATTCTTAGATCTAATAGATTTCCAAGCTTCAATGCAATATTTAAAGATGATGGACTTCAATATTAGAAGTAAAAAGAGAAGATCTACAAATTTGCTATATTAGTATAACGTGTCGTGTTGTGTCGTATGGCATCGCATCGTATTGTGTCGTATCGTATTGTACCCTTTGCTGAATTTTAAATCTACTGGGTCAGAAATATCAACACAAAGCTTAGAAATTATTACTTTTGATATTAGGAATATGATATATCATATCGCATCGCATCGTAATGTACTGTATTGCATTATACCCTACGTTAAATCTTATACCTATTAGATCAGAAATCTTCAGTGCAATGTGTAGGAATTATTACCTTCGATATTAGGAAAATAAAAGCTAAAAAATCGGTACGAACATGTATTGCATCATATCGTATCGCATCGTATCTCTAAgttgaattttcttcttcttcttctttttcttcttcaatattttatttttacggcTGGCAGATTCAAACTAGATCCATATCGCCATAAGTTGAATCTTAAATTAATTGGATCTCAATTTTGGTACGAATGTATATTCTATGGCATCACGTCGTCTCAAATTGTATCGTATCGTTTGACATATAATCGGATCGTATTGGATCGCTTCGTATCGTATCGTATCTCTAAGTTGGATCTTAAGTTTAATGGATGTAAAATATGATACGAAAGTGTATAGTATCGTGTCATATCGTATCGTATCTCAATACATCGTATCATATCGTTTCGTATCATATCATATCGTATCTCTATGTTGCATCTTAAAATTATTAGATTACAAATTTCGTACGAAAGTGTATGGTATCGCGTCGTATCGCATCACGTCGTATCGTATCGTATCACGTCGCATCGTATCGTATTGCATCTAAGTTGAATCTTAAATTTATTGGATTTCAAATTTGttacgaaagtactttttatGGCATCGCGTCGTATCAAATCGTATCGCATCGTATCGTATGGCATATCATCGGGTTTCATTGTATCGTATCGTACCTAAAGTTGAATCTCAAATTTAGTGGATCACAAATTCGTTATGAAAGTGTATGGTATCGTGTCATATCGTATCGCATCGCGTTGTATAGTATCGCATCGCTATATTGAATCTTACGTCCATttcatgtaaaaaaaattgcaatataaaattcaaagatgattgaatttttcattaggACTATAAAAACAATTGTTAACACCTATAAAagtaataatatttcaattttatgtatGTTGCGTCACATTTTCCTTCATAAGCCTGTATTTTCGCGTGTTTAGTGGCGAACGGAAGTTCAATAAAATGGTCTCTCTATTTGTGCTCTCCGGGGAAGAGAGTTTAAGTACACCCAATTCAAGTACAAGTTCAGTGATTTAAAGCGCAATTTTATCTTATTATTCAAATACGCATCGGTGTGAGAAATTGTCGGTGGCATGGGATgtgcaaaatgaaaaaaaagataaataaaataaaaaataaaaagaaagaagTGAGATTGGAGCAAAAGGATTTTGTGAGATCTGCCTTGAGactcttctctctctctctctgtgctTCTTCCATTCTCTACAAGTTCTTCCTCCTATTTCAGCAATCACCCATCTTCTTTTTAATTCAATCAACTTCTTACACATCCGCTCGATGGTGAATGATTTCAATGAGGCACAATCACTTTTGATAGTGGATGATATGAGCGTGAATACTCATAAAAAGCTTGGGTATAAACTTGTAACTCCTCtgagattttttcttgattCAAAAGGCACTTGGCGAGGAGATGTGCCCAGTGGGAGGCGGAAGATGATGAATGAGTGTCTCGAGGGGGCGATTCTCTGTGTTTTTTCTTTTGGGTTTCATTGGGGGGAAGGGGGCAAAAagcaaaacatattttgaagaaagttgcgcattgaataattttctattCATAAATGAAATTGACCCAATTTTCAcccaaaaggaaaaaataacaaaaatggtttttggATCATCGCGCCAGAAGGAAGTTGACTATGTAAATGGGGCTTTTGATGCTATCACGTTTTGTGTAGAATTCGAGATAATCTTCCGCCGAAATAAAAGCGAAAGAGGGGAAATGGTCAGAGAAGTGATGATGGAAAATTACTCAATAGGGAAGGCGCAAAGGGAATTCACAAAGAGAAGAAGAGTGTCGTGATTTGTGAATTGAATGCAACTAAAAAGGCAAACACGAAAGAAGTCACTGGTAAATGGTGGGCAAATtatgcaataattttttgatttataacggaaattatttaattaattatgtcGTGTGATTTTGAACAACACGCAGAAATTGATATTGATATAGGTTTTTATGTGGCTGGGCTGGATGTTATAGAGAATTTCAAACTGGTTTATCATGCATAAATTACATATTGATatgatgaaaaatttattctttttgtcTGGCATAATgtagaaaagtaaaaaaaaatgcatatctCTTCGCAATCTTGACAATTTTACACTTTGGAAtgattatgaaattttttaatattacaagATGTAATATGTTACTAAAAAATTATGTGACATGTTTGTGTCTCATTACTTATTACTCTTATTGATTGGGACATTTATTGAAGGAGGTAGGGAAAAATGTATGTGGCTTGTATGATTAGAATGCAGAAGGTATTTTTGCGTTTTTGCaaattaagttcatttttttgtatttttttcacaaagaacTGTTGATCAGGGTGAGTGATACCCAATTATGAATCTTCGCCAAATTTaacgacagaaaaaaaatccttccgATCAGAATTAAAGCAGGCCAGGGACCTCTCCCTATTTAGGCGACTATATGGACACCTATTCTTCTTTTATTATGGGACTCTTGCACACTTTTTAGCTCAGTAGGGGAatgtgcccatgctttgtacggtcctaagctttacaatgactaaagttttcctatgtttctaaataaatatgactccgcaatatattttaaaaacaagacactttcccctagtttttaagaTATAGAAGAGATGagccacatttattgaaaaacatacgaaaaattgagctattgtaaagcttgggaccgtgtaaagcatgggcactttcccctataatttcatgaaatcaaaattcgtgtccttttttttctcaaaaaaaaaaaataataaaaataaaaaaatgcataaGCCTATTCTACTCGTTCgatttcaaaattagattgaactaaattgaatttgttatgacttttaaaagaagaagaagaagcattCGAAAGAGTGTAACAggcttatgcaatttttttttaagtaagaaagggatgtgaattttgatttcatgaaattataccgaactAATGGGTGTGCCAGTAGCATAACAAACAATATTAATAAAACTAGATGTCCATATAGTCTCCTAGATAGCCAGAGGAaatcaaagcttttaagaaatacagggatatgaatttcgattatatgaaattttacagATTAAAAAGGTGAGCTAGAGCCACCATTAACAGAATATCACCATCAATATGTAATAGGAAATCGTAAATAAATTTAGcccattgtaatattatattttaatagctagtcccaATGCTAgtctaatgcctcaaattttcataaaatagctatggatgaaattcataaggaacatagagaaaaaattgaattgtcttaagcttgagtcgtccgaaggtagcacgctttcccctattcctttaatgaatctaacctatttttttcaggaaatgtctgACATAggactggctattaaaatattttgttataagGTCAGATTCTTTAAaggaataaggaaaaaatatgaagtgttcgaaggtaGAATAAGTGCGAagcctaaaatatttattaagcttgaaagctttcccctatccATCCCTCTTTCTTAGGACTTAAATTGCATTGAAATACAGTAAATTTAAGGTGAtgatcaaaagaagaagaagagtacgtcAAAGAGTGATAGATATATAAAACGATTTAGAAAGAAACAGATATAAATTTCGATTTAAAATTTCTGAACTATTAAAATGCTttgttatggctccggcacaccttttagatgaggaaaatttcaggaagtcgaaattcgaatccctttcttatacgctttgcatatgtctgtcccattcattcgtactcttcttcttcatttgaatatcacaacaaattcaatttaggtcaatcgaatttgaagtgcgagaaaaagagatgtgaatttagctttattgaaattttatcgatgTGTGCCGGGACCATTATATTGGATATTAGGCCCTTCAAGAACTGGTTAAGCCTCCAGTCCGAAACCCGTTTAAAAGATGCGTAGATATATGAAACGTCTGAGAAAGATAGCGGtacgaatttcgatttcaagcTTCTGATATAAAAGGTATGTTGGAGTCACAAAAGCTTAAATTTTGGTCTGTAAGAAACCTAAATCTTTCCAAAACTGGATGTAACTTAATggcactggcacaccttttcaattaaataaaattccattgattgaaattttacctctttctctttcaaattgaaatcagatgtagctgtccctttctgtcaaatgaaaattgaaattgaaattgaaattgaaattacaattttcatttaacagaACGAGATAAgtatatcttattttagttgGAAAaagtaagaagtaaaatttcaatcgattgaatttcattcaattgaaaaggtgtaccAGCGCTATAAATGATTAAAACTCTTGAtttccattttgaaaaatttacatgaaaatttcaatgttttcttGTGGCGCTGGCAcaacttttcaattgagtgaattttaaccgattgaaattttatctcttactcTCTCAAACTGAAATCACATAtgggtgtctctttctgtcaaatgaaatttaaaatttcaatttcaatttcagttttcatttgacagaaagagacacatatatcttatttcgctttgaaagagtaagaggtacaatttcaatcggttaaaattcactcaattgaaaaggtgtgccagcgccattaaattctaaattgaatagggtaaagtggtacaagttcgacaatatggtacaatttggacagggttttttttgataaatttagtacttcatttttgtttgtatatttttaatgctttagttttataatttggttccatgtgcttaaaaacaaattttgtactgtatttatcaagaaaaaagccatattcaacttgtatcggcgaattgtccaacttgtagcactatgtccaacttttatcactttaccctactgctCTATTGTATTACAAttacattttaatgaaaaattaactcAGAAGAGTTTTAGAtttctttttactttttttacattatttttttttatcgagcTGCAGCTTGAATTAAGTTGCTGAAAGAAGGTCTGAATTTAATTACGTctctaattctttaaaaaataataaaataatgcagAAAATCCATTCGACAATATTTATGTAATTGATtagcaaagaaaaacaatttagtATGATAAGACTTAGtcccatttaaaaatgaaagaaaaaaagctcaattttaaagctgcccccaTTCAAATGCGCCTCACTTCCCTTAtttgttttttgacaaaaatagttttgctttaaaattatACATTGACtgctaataataataaattatttacttaaattacaaaaatagtATTCTAAAAATAGAACAAATGCGGTAAAAGAAAACAACATaggagaaatttaattttagaaaagaacAATATGTTCAAAGTTTAAGTggtattcaaaaaaataaaattcctgGTAAGTTTTATAGTTAATTTTCcggatttttaattcaattaatccTTAGAAATGCTTATTACAAAATTAGGAAGGAAAATAAATAATccgtgaataaataaataaaaaacagcTTTTGCGAACATAAGAGTCGATTTCCTCAATTAATGTCTTTAATTCCttcaataaaacttttataGAAAGAGActcttttttcgaaaaattatatatttggttttattttattgttgttttattaaaattaataattgttttttttttctacgagGAATGTCctatgaattttcaattttcaaagttGTGCTATAAAAAGTTTTTCTTACTATCCGAGACACACACCAAATTACTGTGTTTTTCCTTAAAGATTTCACCTTCTTTTTAGatctattatttattttctattcttTTAATTCGAGTGCCTTACCATTGGTGAGGacaatttacagaaaaaaaaccattgagATTCGTGACTTAAGATTGAATTTGAGTTGACTTGGTTTTTGGTGTGAGTCTTGGCTTACGGTTTCCTCGTTTATGGCAAAAATCAAACAGAATTATTGTGTACAGAACATTGACTTCAAGAATCTTCACAACTTTGCTAATGTAacctaaaatatattaaattctaGATCAAATACTCAAAACTTTCAAAACATAAACACCTGGTAGATAATTATTAGGATTGATCCAGGGGCCATTAAGCctgataaaaagtgaagctatttttcagttctccttgtaaaaattttgcagatactgCACCACGACTGAAACAAATttactcgtagttcttgtattatttcggcgaacattatgaaatatgtattttaatatagcttttaatgcacgatttctaaatatatcagattgataagtcaattctctttaggaaaaaacttgccaatagtcttcagtgcctctatgcaaaaatgtaaggaaaaatgaaatgttgagaggcctCTGGACTGATCACTATCTATAAAGTGgtctgaaggtctcaaaatcccaaatatcaaccaattttattgcctttttagaatgtaataggtcatttatcctTAACAATTCAATCCTAATGCCTCCGACACACCTTtaagatcggtaaaatttcatgaaagtaaAATTCATGTCCCTTTCTTTAtcgaaagatttgcataagtctatcccattcttttcGACTCgaaattagactgaactaaatttaatttgatctgatgttaaaaggaagaagaagagtatgaaagaataagatagacatatgcaaaacttttaagaaaaaaagggatgtAAATGTTGactagagtagttaagccatatggctaagtcttaggtctgaagctcatATAATGTCGCTTTCATTATCAAGCTCATCAAGTATCACAAAGGTATTTCGCTTTCcttgatttttatatttttggaatccatgaaatttttttgtttaaaacttgcaaggtttttttttacactGCTTAATTGAGCCACAAAAATAGAGAAGATACTAAATTGATTTAAACGaaggatgaaattttacataaacacGAATAGTAAGAAAGGCTATTTCActttgattgaaattttatttgtgaaTAAAATAATAGTATATAACTTTTATTTGATGATATCTAATACGGAAATTGAATACATCACTATTAAGAAACGAATATTTAGATTATTTGAacaattttccatgttttctattaaaatattaataaaaaaatcttcgaGCTTTGAAACTTTCTTTGATTTACGACATTAAATAATTCAAGcgacaatatttttaaaaggtattttaaaattttattgatctcaaagaacaaattaaaaaaaaggttttgtcATGAAGAAATTATTCAGAAATTGGCAAACCGACTGAATGCTTTTAAATTGGTACACTTTTcctcaatatttaattaattgtcCCATTTAGAATTCTGctaagaatgtgaattttgaaatgtcaaGCTATCACACTTCAATTAATCGAATTAAAGccaataaatttcactttttagcttcacaatttatGCACAAAAAATGTTGGTTTTCTTGCAATTTTAAGCACCGTagaatttcattaagaaaaaACGAGATGTTTTACtgatatttttatatagttCTAAAATAATATGCCTAAAATAGAATGCACTTTAACTCACCTGAAGATCAAGATACACAGAAAGAActgattttatagaaattctttaaaagaaaaacttcaCCACAATTTAAAGTCTTTTTGGAGCAAGAACTAACACAATTGGTCTCAAGTGGATTAGTACTGGATGTATATGGGGATAGGTTTAAACTTAGCTATTGAGCTTTGTATTATTGTCGGTCGGTGGAAGCAATGTGAACGAGATTCTAATTCTCCAGCCGCCTTTTATACAAACCTCACTCAATCCCAAGAGTCATATAGTTTGGAGGGGGATCTTGAGCGTGGCTCTCGCTCTCGGAATCCACCACAAATTCACCTCACACTCCGCCACTGTTGTCCCCCACAAGAGGAGCACCTCGCATAGAGTATGTGGCTGGACAAGACACGACATATGGGGAGGATACTGCAAAGGGGGCTACTCCATATGTTGTTCATGATACTTTTCTACAGCACGCAACTTCTGCTCGAGATGATCCCAAAGGTATATTCCGTAGGTCAATAATCTATtcaaagcatggacactttccatAGACTCCtggctctttttttttaggGGAGGCCTAATCCCT encodes the following:
- the LOC129806048 gene encoding neurofilament medium polypeptide-like — its product is MQRKIFILLALFALTYARPTENDVPAAKDVAAVETKDSPAAQVDDSSKSVSDETVEVAKALPVAEKPASPAAEADASKSEEQRKLPESVESKENSKSDEDLPKPEEPKALPAAGESAKPVQEEKKVEADLKKNEAGAAPPEPAKAEPVADDAVRQVRDTEEPKEEAKEAEKKEEKKPTEDKKLPEEPKEAEKPAAPAAEAAAEAKNVQGDEAPGAKRNLDEKTPAKPEEPAKSEQPAKPEQPQQAPNAAAPEAPAAPAAPAPPAPPAVPAAPQPPPATSDSQESAEPNSQESQESNESA